In a genomic window of Ptiloglossa arizonensis isolate GNS036 chromosome 12, iyPtiAriz1_principal, whole genome shotgun sequence:
- the LOC143153214 gene encoding uncharacterized protein LOC143153214, which yields MMLHKINLKLCRLCGKEKQQGTDLLTDKVKGTVLMSIINKYFSKEVINITNSDAFSKYVCIDCEQKICIFDEFYLMVANVQKQLAAPSLEIDFAESMLCELKENDTISKNILGKQGIRKSVCPICAKSFRCQAHLNRHKRIHTGQRPFVCNICRMSFNQQEILMKHIERHEGKKQFQCANCHQSFRYKVSLKSHMINFHLDVEKSVSNQNLQIENSSFTCSDCGKQFVTKYKLQRHSRCHTGERPYHCTFCMKTFSQTSNLKVHQVKYHQIPGSLTELRGQIQYSNQIVDCDVPVTLNNFNTVNMLETELQNTINETINSTEQSGSYVTKIYENPLYIDDEIETILDRDLGQLEQNKYSTNLQDKQSLCLKQPEIPELLHSLLYDDG from the exons ATGATGttgcataaaataaatttaaagttaTGTCGTCTATGTGGCAAGGAAAAACAACAAGGCACAGATTTACTTACAGATAAAGTTAAAGGAACTGTACTAATGtcaattataaacaaatatttctctaaaGAG GTGATAAATATAACAAATTCAGATGCATTTTCTAAATATGTTTGTATTGATtgtgaacaaaaaatttgtatatttgacGAGTTTTATTTAATGGTAGCAAATGTACAAAAACAACTTGCAGCTCCATCGTTGGAAATTGATTTTGCAGAa AGTATGTTATgtgaattaaaagaaaatgatacaatatcaaaaaatattttaggaAAACAAGGAATAAGAAAAAGTGTATGTCCAATATGTGCCAAGAGCTTTAGATGTCAGGCACACTTAAATAGACACAAACGTATTCATACTGGACAAAGGCCATTTGTTTGTAAT ATTTGTAGAATGTCATTCAATCAACAAGAGATTTTGATGAAGCATATAGAAAGGCATGAAggaaaaaaacaatttcaatgtGCAAATTGTCATCAATCATTTCGTTACAAAGTATCATTAAAATCTCATATGATAAACTTTCACTTGGATGTGGAGAAATCTGTCAGTAATCAAAATTTGCAAATAGAAAATAGTTCATTTACTTGTTCAGACTGTGGTAAacaatttgtaacaaaatataaGTTACAAAGGCATTCAAGATGTCACACTGGAGAAAGACCCTATCACTGTACTTTTTGTATGAAAACATTTTCACAAACTAGTAATTTAAAAGTGCACCAGGTGAAGTATCATCAAATACCTGGTTCTTTAACTGAACTAAGAGGACAAATTCAATACAGTAATCAAATAGTTGACTGTGATGTACCTGTAacattaaataatttcaatacaGTTAACATGTTAGAAACTGAATTACAAAATACAATAAATGAAACTATAAATTCCACAGAGCAGAGTGGTTCATATGTAACAAAGATTTATGAAAATCCTCTATACATTGATGatgaaattgaaacaattttggATCGTGATCTTGGTCAATTGGAACAAAACAAATATTCTACAAATTTACAAGATAAACAATCGCTTTGTTTGAAACAACCAGAAATTCCAGAATTATTACATAGTTTATTATATGATGATGGGTAG
- the Cycy gene encoding cyclin Y — protein MGNKSSCCVYSSPQVGRKDLVSEGVTRGLEEHLPEGGISVNNLQHISEREPEDWDSDPSLHPCAGTIFMERSKQAIENGMVRKKSQHQIADTRPLKKSSSCSTIYLDDSTVSQPNLKNTVKCVALAVYYHIKNRTSQRQIDIFDEKLHPLTREGVTEDYDKYNPEHKQIYKFVRTLFNAAQLTAECAIVTLVYLERLLTYAEIDITPANWKRIVLGAILLASKVWDDQAVWNVDYCQILKDITVEDMNELERQFLEMLQFNINVPSSVYAKYYFDLRTLAEANELTFPSEPLSKEKAQKLEAMSRVYEDKVTAEALRTGNKKWSSLDNICIGGPRRSIAILS, from the exons ATGGGAAATAAAAGTAGTTGCTGCGTCTATTCTAGTCCGCAAGTCGGACGTAAGGATCTAGTATCTGAAGGTGTTACACGTGGTCTTGAGGAACATCTACCCGAAGGTGGAATTAGTGTTAATAATTTACAACATATTAGTGAACGTGAGCCAGAAGACTGGGATTCAGATCCGTCATTACATCCATGTGCTGGTACTATTTTTATGGAACGATCTAAACAAGCCATTGAAA ACGGTATGGTAAGAAAAAAGAGTCAGCATCAAATTGCAGACACAAGGCCTTTAAAGAAAAGTAGCAGTTGCAGTACTATATATTTAGATGACAGTACTGTTTCACAACCTAATCTTAAAAATACTGTGAAATGTGTTGCCTTAGCTGTTTACTATCACATTAAGAACAGAACATCACAACGACAAATTGATATATTTGATGAAAAACTTCATCCTTTAACG AGGGAAGGCGTTACAGaagattatgataaatataatCCAGAACAcaaacaaatttataaatttgtaagGACATTGTTTAATGCTGCTCAACTTACAGCTGAATGTGCCATCGTAACGTTAGTTTATCTAGAACGTTTACTTACATATGCAGAAATAGATATAACACCAGCTAATTGGAAACGAATAGTCCTTGGAGCTATTTTATTAGCATCCAAAGTTTGGGATGATCAGGCAGTATGGAATGTAGATTATTGTCAAATTCTTAAAGATATTACTGTAGAAGATAT GAATGAATTAGAAAGACAATTTTTGGAGATGCTGCAGTTTAATATAAACGTTCCTTCAAGCGTGTATGCTAAATATTATTTTGACCTTCGTACACTTGCAGAAGCAAATGAATTAACATTCCCTAGTGAACCACTCAGCAAAGAAAAAGCTCAAAAATTGGAGGCAATGTCCAGAGTTTACGAAGATAAAGTCACTGCTGAAGCTTTGCGTACTGGTAATAAGAAATGGTCAAGTTTAGATAATATATGCATAGGTGGACCTAGACGTAGTATTGCTATTCTATCTTAA